In Juglans microcarpa x Juglans regia isolate MS1-56 chromosome 4S, Jm3101_v1.0, whole genome shotgun sequence, a single window of DNA contains:
- the LOC121263440 gene encoding uncharacterized protein LOC121263440 yields the protein MEVDVHGFGLYLACSFVISLSLTLLQTEKISNCELDKKFPMMKQIKEETPIGAAKTKQAVVPPPPPLPLPRFWVKKTVVVSVTNLEIARFWRQKRIEQEDHLLAAIKAAARLRARNVSEEDYKCFEESLMDADEDAKDNINTTAATNDSKKDEKSNEIRVGIKDWWTKSKYAYLNQPAMESLEPPKRRTSTYTPNCFSYKPTPLHATSLGVF from the exons ATGGAAGTGGATGTTCATGGTTTTGGACTCTATTTAGCCTGTTCTTTTGTGATCTCGTTATCTCTTACACTGCTCCAAACTGAGAAAATTAGCAACTGCGAATTAGACAAAAAGTTTCCCATGATGAAGCAAATAAAGGAAGAAACTCCAATTGGAGCTGCAAAGACAAAACAAGCTGTCGTGCCGCCACCTCCACCACTTCCACTTCCAAGGTTCTGGGTTAAGAAAACTGTTGTAGTGAGTGTGACCAATCTAGAGATTGCCAGATTCTGGAGGCAGAAGCGCATTGAGCAAGAAGATCACCTCCTTGCTGCAATCAAGGCTGCAGCACGTTTAAGGGCCCGCAATGTTTCT GAGGAAGACTACAAGTGCTTTGAAGAGTCCTTGATGGATGCGGATGAAGATGCCAAGGATAACATTAACACCACTGCTGCTACCAATGACAGCAAGAAAGATGAAAAGAGTAATGAAATTCGAGTGGGAATAAAGGACTG GTGGACAAAAAGCAAGTATGCATACTTAAACCAGCCAGCCATGGAGTCCCTTGAACCACCCAAAAGAAGAACTTCCACTTACACTCCCAATTGTTTCTCTTACAAGCCTACTCCCCTGCATGCTACCTCTCTTGGCGTGTTTTAG